DNA from Quercus lobata isolate SW786 chromosome 1, ValleyOak3.0 Primary Assembly, whole genome shotgun sequence:
TAACCAAAAAGAAACAGGATCTAAAGATGTATAATTTACTGCCAGCTTTTCAGAACTGCAGTATTTCCTACCTAAAAGAACATAGTATGTTCTATTTTGACAGCTTCAATTTTGATGCAATACATTTTTTCAGGTGTTATTTTCCTTCCCCCATACCTAACTTTTCCTTATCACATTTAAAGTGCCATACTAAGTTTTATGTCATAAAGTATAGGGAGTAAAAATATGGAAAAGGTATACAGGAATAATTATTTGCATGTAAGAGATCCAACATCAGCACAAAGTAGAGACAATCAAATGTGTTAGGTCAAAACTACCTTTTCCTCAGCCGTACTCTTGAGGAAGCAAAGGAATGCCTCTGAAAATTGAAATCCACATTGACCATTTCGTAAGTCAGCTATGCAAGGGCATTCTAAAGCTTTCTGAGCCTTTGCCTCGAGAGACTGAAAAATGGaaatttcaattgaattatTCACTTTTGAAATGGAGAAGTAAGTttaaatctttaaaatgaacCAACCTCATTCTCATCATTGCCATATGCAGCAGCTTCTGTAAATGCAAAACAAGACAGGATTGTCAGAAATTGCACCAATTTCTAAATATAATTATCCAACAAGGTATACAAGAATGAGGACACCAGCATTTCAATAACATATGTAGTATGTGGTACAAattcttttggatttttttttttcttttaggggAGTTGGGGGGGAGTTTATATAcgtttattaaaaataatgtgaCTTAATTATATTCTGGGACTCGGCATAGCCAAAAAATTGTGTGCTTTGGTCTTTTAAATAAGATACCACCAAAAGTTGTAACATAATGCAAATCTTGGCTTTCTGAAACAAAATAAGTGtcttgaaaatataaattaaagttAAAGTTTGTAAGTCTTGGTTTACTGTTTTCTTATTCTCTTCTACATTCATAAATGCctcttgttattttttttgttttctagtcTGAATTTTGAAGAGCCCCAATTTAAGTCTTTCATGCTACATGTCAAATGAGAAGGTGGGATTGTAAGTGTTATAAATATATCAGTAGAAAATCGGGTTGGCTGATCCTTTTCTGCACATGTTTAGAAGAAAGAAGCACCAACTTGACATGATTTCATACAGACACTGACACTACACAGGTACAGGCTACAGGCTACAGCTACTTCATTTTGGtaacaaataaaagaagaaaatattaacaATAGAATAAATCAATGGCATCCCAAAATCCTAATTAACTTTTTGGGGGGTTGGATTAATGATAACGAGTCTTACAGTTGATTAATTATAGGGTATGCTGATATCTAAATTAAAACACACGTAACATTGtataccataaaaataaaagcaactAATGACAACCCTTGTTCACCTCTACAACATTTAAAACTACTGCTATAAAAGATCTACAAgcaattccttaaaaaaaaaagacgaaaACAATTAAAAGAAAGGCATGAAAATGAAACCCATAATTGGATTCCCGTGAAATATGAAATGAGAAATAAGGCAGAGGCAGAGGGGTGTTGGGGAAATAGATTAAGAGGTACCAGCAATAAGGGAGTCCAAGTTTATGGAGGAAGTAGCGGCAGCAGCGTGAGAATCCGATTGTGGTGTTACTGCAGGGGATAACTGCTCTGCTGCTGCCGCCGCCTCGCTCTGCACTTGACCCATCCTATTCCTGCCTTTGTCGCACAAAACCgaaaatatgaaatttagtTATTCAGGCGGCAGGCTGCCTCACCTTAATTTCCAAGAAATTTCATGACGGCGCACGCGCAAGTTCAAGTTCCCACACACACCATTAAACAATTGAAAGAGCCATTGGGCCATCATGTTTAGCTGCCCAACTAAATATtactttttctgtttcttttcctttttcccccttaatattatttattttaagccCTTGGGGAGGAGAAGTGAAGGAGACctaattctgtttttttttttttttttggataaacaaaCACACAGGAGAGGAAAATTAGTTCTAACATAAAGGCACACCACAATTCCACTCAAAAGTTATAGTAATTTTTAAGGAAGAGTGGGATAAATTATACTATACACAAAATACTCTCTTAAGTAATGTAGAacaattacctttttttttttctttttttctttttttagaccTAATTctgtttgttgtttgtttttaagaaaattagtcatttaaaaaaaaaaaaatttctatagaactatcttattttcttatatttggtaGTAACcttaaatgaattaaaaagaCAATCTCTTAACTACCCTTATTTAGCTTAAAAGATAgagttattttccaaaataatttggtagaaaacaatttctaaaagtaAGTCATACTTTTTCGGTTGACTAgagataattttcttttgactcATTTTTACTGATGCTATCATTATACAAAGTTTTCTACCGAAACAAACAtaacctaattttatttttaggtaaCCACTACACTCTACACTTATCTCATCCTACAGGACCTACACATTAATAAACTATTGGTGTTAGTTACAATATACGCTCTAAAGCATCTAACCAATCTATATCTTGATTTTAAGGCATCTAACCACACTATAAGCTTTATCTCACCCCTCCTTCGACTCAATTTTTGcatgttaaataaataaatcaatcaagGAAGAAAAGTTTACAACTGTAACTGACCTGATTTTTTTTGACAACAGTTAATACTAATAGCCAGCATGAATCGAATACAATCTGGAACTCCAATAAATTGCccaacaagaagaaaaataaataaataaattctccCTGTTTTCATATCCACAACCATCTTCCAACAGCAAGCAATTGTTATTGTCAAATGCAGAGCTTAATGGGGGGTTTTCATTCACTCTACACACTGAATAAGTTAACTGCCGATATTTTGGAAGTTAAAATCATTCAATCAACatcataaaaccaaaaaatggctTCCAAAGTTTAACCAAACATTAATTGGCAACCAAGCATGATGTGTAACAACATACTAATTCTTTGCAATACTACTCTTTCCGAATGAACTATAACTTACAGACTAACAATACAAATTCCTGTCCTGTACAAACTCCAAATCATAAGTGAAAAGCAATGACATATCCTCAGTCAAACGTTATCTGGCCAAAACTCCCTATAAAAAGCCCGCTCAAATTCCTTTTCTTGCAATTGTTTTTCCAACTCTTGCATCTTCCTTATCCTTTTTGAAAGTGTCTTGCATTTCTTGGAACGCAAATGATCCTGGATTCACAATGATACAAGGATTGTTAGACAGAACATTTGAGAAAATATGATAGTTTGAGACAATCAGAATAAACACGTATTGAGTGAGGTCAAGAAGTTGGAGGCTGTACAGTTCACTAGTTGATGAATCCAATGAGGCCTTACAATAACCTAACATTCATTCTTGGGCAAACACCACATGTGGTCCTTACAATTTACCAAATTTTCTAATTCCATCCCTATATTTTCATAAGGAACAGTTTGGTCCTTAAATAATGCAAAATGATCCAATTTGATCCATATGCTGATCgagacatttatttattatctgaTTGGacaaatttacaataaataaaataaatggaaagtcttttttataagtagtaaaaatttattaataaaatagattacttcataacattttttttatgtgtcaATAGTTGGAGGTGGGGGATTTGAATCCTGGATGTCTTCGTTGGAAACACTAGGTGGTGCCAGTAGATCTACCAGGCTCTT
Protein-coding regions in this window:
- the LOC115967242 gene encoding mitochondrial intermembrane space import and assembly protein 40 homolog, coding for MGQVQSEAAAAAEQLSPAVTPQSDSHAAAATSSINLDSLIAEAAAYGNDENESLEAKAQKALECPCIADLRNGQCGFQFSEAFLCFLKSTAEEKGSDCVHPFVALQKCIKAYPNAFSKDILEEDEVKKEEKPTEEYKIRPPLWAKKKSKT